In Juglans microcarpa x Juglans regia isolate MS1-56 chromosome 7D, Jm3101_v1.0, whole genome shotgun sequence, the following are encoded in one genomic region:
- the LOC121238456 gene encoding LOW QUALITY PROTEIN: ETHYLENE INSENSITIVE 3-like 1 protein (The sequence of the model RefSeq protein was modified relative to this genomic sequence to represent the inferred CDS: deleted 2 bases in 1 codon), which produces MMMFEDMGLCSDMDFISAPVGEEAAALPPEPEAMMDDDYTDEEVDVDELERRMWRDKMRLKRLKEQNKCKEGIDMAKQRQSQEQARRKKMSRAQDGILKYMLKMMEVCKAQGFVYGIIPEKGKPVTGASDNLREWWKDKVRFDRNGPAAITKYQADNAIPGKNDGCNSIGPTPHTLQELQDTTLGSLLSALMQHCDPPQRRFPLEKAVPPPWWPTGNEDWWPQLGLPKDQGPPPYKKPHDLKKAWKVGVLTAVIKHISPDIAKIRKLVRQSKCLQDKMTAKESATWLAIINQEETLARELYPDSCPPLSSGGGSGSLVINDCSEYDVEGAEDEPNFDVPEQKPENLHLSSMGMERMRERLSVQQPPYPFKGESITNLDFIQKRKASSDLNVIMEQKIYTCEFLQCPYSEVRLGFHDRTSRDNHQLTCPYKSPSEFGGSNIHVNEVKPVIFPQSFVQPKPAPPSVNSTQPSFELSGLGVPEDGQKMISELMSIYDTNIQGNRNLISNNKAVIENQNLHQLKNQPQQDMCFHGQGVVMEGKFFEESNTHSCNQMFSHEESQFDRFKVPNSPFETNHGNNNFQMMFGSPFDLASFDYKEDLQGVALDTLPKQPDISIWYQ; this is translated from the exons atgatgatgttcGAGGATATGGGGCTTTGTTCTGATATGGATTTCATATCTGCCCCTGTTGGGGAG GAGGCAGCTGCCCTGCCACCCGAACCAGAAGCAATGATGGATGATGATTATACTGATGAAGAGGTAGATGTAGATGAGCTTGAGAGGAGGATGTGGAGGGACAAAATGCGCCTCAAACGGCTCAAAGAACAGAATAAATGTAAGGAAGGAATAGATATGGCAAAGCAGCGGCAGTCCCAAGAACAGGcaaggaggaagaagatgtcGAGGGCACAAGATGGAATCTTGAAATACATGCTGAAGATGATGGAAGTTTGTAAAGCTCAAGGCTTTGTTTATGGGATTATTCCTGAGAAGGGAAAGCCTGTGACTGGGGCATCTGACAATCTTCGCGAGTGGTGGAAGGATAAGGTCAGGTTTGATCGTAATGGTCCAGCTGCCATAACGAAGTACCAAGCAGATAATGCAATCCCAGGCAAGAATGATGGCTGTAATTCAATTGGTCCAACCCCTCATACCTTGCAAGAGCTTCAAGACACCACCCTTGGTTCTCTCTTATCAGCACTCATGCAGCATTGTGACCCCCCTCAGAGGCGGTTTCCCTTAGAGAAAGCTGTCCCCCCACCATGGTGGCCCACTGGTAATGAGGATTGGTGGCCTCAACTTGGTTTGCCAAAGGACCAAGGCCCTCCTCCTTACAAGAAGCCTCATGACTTGAAGAAAGCATGGAAGGTGGGAGTTCTCACAGCAGTTATCAAGCATATATCTCCCGATATTGCCAAGATACGCAAGCTTGTGAGGCAGTCTAAGTGCTTGCAGGACAAGATGACAGCCAAGGAAAGTGCCACCTGGCTTGCCATCATCAACCAGGAGGAGACCTTGGCCCGAGAGCTTTACCCTGATTCCTGTCCCCCATTATCTTCTGGTGGTGGGAGTGGATCTCTGGTCATCAATGATTGCAGCGAGTATGATGTTGAAGGGGCTGAGGATGAGCCAAACTTTGATGTTCCGGAGCAAAAGCCTGAGAATCTTCATTTGTCGAGTATGGGGATGGAGAGAATGAGGGAAAGGCTGTCAGTTCAACAACCACCTTATCCATTTAAGGGGGAAAGCATCACAAATTTAGATTTCATTCAGAAGAGGAAGGCGTCCAGTGATTTGAACGTGATAATGGagcagaaaatatatacatgcGAGTTCCTTCAGTGTCCTTACAGCGAAGTCCGCCTAGGTTTTCATGACAGGACTTCTAGGGACAATCATCAATTGACCTGTCCATATAAAAGTCCTTCAGAGTTTGGAGGATCAAATATTCATGTTAATGAGGTTAAGCCAGTTATCTTCCCTCAATCCTTTGTTCAACCCAAGCCAGCTCCTCCTTCGGTTAACTCTACCCAACCTTCCTTCGAGTTATCAGGGCTTGGAGTTCCTGAAGATGGGCAAAAAATGATCAGCGAGCTCATGTCAATCTACGACACCAACATCCAAGGCAACAGGAATTTAATTTCCAATAACAAAGCGGTCATAGAGAATCAAAATCTTCATCAGCtgaaaaatcaacctcaacagGACATGTGCTTCCATGGTCAAGGGGTTGTGATGGAAGGAAAATTCTTTGAAGAATCCAACACGCACAGTTGTAATCAAATGTTCTCGCATGAGGAAAGTCAATTTGACCGTTTTAAGGTTCCGAATTCTCCCTTTGAGACCAACCATGGTAACAATAATTTCCAGATGATGTTCGGGTCTCCATTTGATTTGGCCTCCTTCGACTATAAAGAGGATCTACAAGGAGTAGCACTGGATACACTGCCGAAACAGCCAGATATTTCTATCTGGTACCAGTGA